The Marivirga tractuosa DSM 4126 genome contains the following window.
TACACTCATTAAACACGTATTTTTAGTTTTTCTCCAACAATTATAACGATTATTGTGATCAAATCTTTGAAAAAACTTCAACATGTAATAATATTTCGATTAATTTAACTTTTTAATCGATTATTAATGTTTTGTTGTTTAAACAAATATTTAAGTTTAGATTTAATTTATGAATGCGAAACATCACATTGACAACAACTTATACAAAAGTAAACTTAGCAACACGTTTAGTTTACAGTATTTCTTAAATACGATAAGTATTTTGTGTCTTACATCTATATTTTTATTTGGAACATACAAAATTTTCAATGCAGATGCAGCCTACCTAGGAGGAATTTTAGTTTTAGTGATTTTAAGCTTGTTTAGAAATAAAGTTAAAAGCAAACCCTATTCATACATCAGACCAAAAGTAAGTCAATTTCTATTTTCAAACCTTTTTAATTTATTTAATGTAATATTTAGTGCTTTATGCCTAATTATCATTTATATCAATGTTCAAGGTAGTAGCTTGGTTTTTGAATTTAGTAGCCTAGGTTCGGTAATTTTCATGATGGGTTTACCAGTTGGTTTTTTCTTTTGGATTTCTTTTACAAGAACAGATGAAAAAGCAAAATTAGGCATCGTAAATAGTAAAAGACATGAAACATTTAAATCCTATGAAATATATTTCATTATTATTACGATTGCTTGTTTTGGAATTTTATATGATTTTTTACCGCAAACGATCAATTACCTTCTCTTTTTGCCCATTCTTCTATTAGTGATAATATCAATACTAAATTTCCTTTTTCACAATGCCCAGCATAAGCTGCTACTGAAATTTATTGCTGCTATCGGCAAAAAGGATTTAGAAAAAGATCAAGAGCATATCAGTTTATTAAATGTATATGAAAAAAAGCCTTACAAATTATCTAAGTTATTGAAAGAGAACTTCCTTACTGCTCCTTTAAATGAACAGTATTATGTTTTATATACTTTAAAAAGAATATCTGCAATAGATGAAATTGAAAACATTGAACTACTAATTGAAAAAACCGACTCTTCAAATGAAATACATTCAGTTCTGACAGATATTAGTAAATACCTTAAAAGTATTAAAGACCAAATTGACGAAATTAAAAATCCATACGAATACATTGAGCAATCCAATGACTTAGCAGTTATCAAAGGCCTAATAAGAAAACAAATAATTACCCCTGACCGAAACTTCATTATCAAATTACTAAATGACAATAGATTATCTGTAAAAAAACCTGCCTGCATAGTAGCTGGTTATCAGGATGACATTAATATCATTTCAATACTAATAGAACATCTTGAAAAGCCAGAGTTAAGTTTATGGGCACAATTAGCATTGGAAAATATCGGTGAAAAAAGCATTAAATATATTGAAATCGAATTTTCAAAAAGAAAAGAAAATTTGCTTTTTGTAGAATCCTGCTTTGCTCTTTTATGCAAAATCAATGCTGAAGTTGCTCATCAAATATTATTTAACTCTTTAAATGAAACCAATAGTAATATCCGCAAAATTGCTGCAAAGAAAATCATCATAAATAATGTTAAGGTAACTGAAAAACACAGAACCTATTTTGCAAAACTATTTGACGACCTTATTATCACCTTATTGAGTAATGATTATCTCATACAACAAATGGAATTGAGAAATGAGAGCTTCAAAATGTTAAAGAAAGCAATTGAAAATGAAAATAAAGAAGCACTATATATCATTATCAATATCCTAAAGCTGTACTACAGTGCTGCGGCAATTGATGAAATTTTTGCGAACTACAGTAATAGAAATACAGAAAGTCATGCTATAGCCAATTGCTTAATTGACTTAGTGATAATTGATAATTTATCCGTTCATAATAAGATTAAAATATTATTCTCTCCTAAGGAAAAAGCATTGTTGGAATTTCTACAAGAAGAATTTCCTGAAACCACTTTACAACCTAATTTTGAATCAGAGGAACAACTTATTTGGGGAATTCTAAACAAAGAGTACGATCAAATAAACAGTTGGACAAGAGCCTGTACAATAAATATATTGCAATATGCTTTCAAAGAAGACATCCCCTTTGAACTTGCATCTGAGTTTTTGAATGAGAATAAATTATTGAAAGAAACGGCTGCAGTTAATATTTATAAAAACTTACCTGAATTTTATACAATTTTCCTAAAAAGACTACCTGCTAATGAAGCGACAAAAATAGATTATATAATAAGATCTAATTTTGATGTTGTACAACAAAAACAGATTTATCATGACAATTTACTTTTGTTTGATAAAATCGATTTCCTAATTTCAATTCCGTATCTAAATAAATTATCTGTAGCAGAACTATTAAATTTTCATGAATATTTTGAGGTAAGAGTATTAAAGGCTGGTGAACACCATATTTCATTGCAAAAAGAATTCAATTTGGGTTATTGGATAATACAGCACGGCAATGCTTCCTATTCAAAAGATGGAATTAACTATAACGAGTATAAAAAAAGAGATATCATTAAAGTGTCTGATCACGAAAGCCCAACTGAAAATGTATACTTTAATTTAGAGGAAGATGTAAGGTTTTTAATTGTTGATGAAGTAATATTGCTTAATATTATTATAGGATATGAGAAGATTATCCAAAAATATTTAGAAGAATTGCCTAAAAAGAGTGAAATTATGAATGGAAAAACCCTTAATAAAGAAGCAGCTTGAAAGTAACTAATAAACATATTGGCATACTAGTTTTTTTATTGCTTTCGGCAAATATTGCCTTTAGTCAAAACCAGCAATATGATTCATTCTCACCTAGTGATTTCTTTGGAGAAAAAGAATTTCTGTCTGCTAGCCAAGATCAATTTTTAAACATATATTTTAAGACTAAGAGTGAAGTTTTGAAATTTGATGGTTCGGAATTTTCTCGAATTAAACTTCCTATTAAATATGAAGACCTGAATAAGATATATGCTTTTAAGGATAAGCTTTTCTTTTCTGACAACAATAAAACCTACTTCCTTAATTTACTAAATGACAGTGTCAATGTGGTTTGGGACCAAGCTGCAATTCAGTTCCAACAAAATGAAGATCAACTATGGATCCTGTCTAAAACAGAATTAATAAAGCTAGGAACTAATTTAGACCTGCCAGAGGTAGTTTATTCAAATGAAAAAAATGAAGAGTTCTATAGTTTTCATATAGGCCAAATTAATACTGTTATAGGGCACAGCAATGGTTTAACTGTATTAGTCGAGGGAAGAAGTCCTGCAAGCATTGGCACATTCCTTTCAAATCCATCAAAGATTATTTCTGTTGATTCAAATACTTATATTCATAACGAAAATGCAGTCTTTAATTATGCAAATGGAAGAATTACAAGGTTGTTTAAAAACGACATTGCCATTATAGATTTTTTTGTTGATGATTTTGGTAAAATATGGTCTGTAGATTCAGACGGTAAACTTTGGGTAGATAACGGAATTGATACCAAATCATTAGCTAGTATAATACCTAATGAAATTATAACAGTTAATAAGTTGTTTAATGACAAGGAAAACAACCTCTGGATTCTAGGAAAGAATAAACTGTTGAAGATTGTTCAAAACAACCCTTTTTCAAGAATAGTACAAAAAGAAATAATAGACCTTTTTGTTGGCGAAAAAGGAACACTCTTAGCTAGTTCTAAAGAATTGACTTACTACAATATTTATAATAAAGAAATCACTTTTAAAATTCCCGAGCAAGAAATTCCAGTCAACAATATTCAAGCGTTTGAATTAGATAATACTTGGATAATCTCCTTCAATAAGAATATTTATAGTTGGAAAACTGGTGATTCAGATCTATCCCTAATCCGAAAAAACAGTAATTTTATTCCCTTTACTTATTACACTAATGATTCTCTCATTGCTTACAATCAAAGAGGAGATATATTTTATGTAGATAAGAATGTATCTCCTGTTCAACAAATCAAAACATTGAATTCTGCCAAAAAACTTGATTTATCATTAGATAAAATCATCACAGTAAACAATCAAAATATTGTATCGACATTAAACGTGGCAACTCAAAAAGTAAAGTCCATATCGTTACCAGATTCACTTTCAGTAACCAATCTAATATCAGCGAGTGAGGGACTTTGGTATTTTAATGAAAAGGAGATTTACTTTATAAGTGAATTAGGAGAAATTACACAGATGCCTATTTCCCAATATAATTTACTACAAGGCAAGGTAATTATTAAGATATTCGATGACCGTGATGGTAATTTGTGGATTTCTACTAAAAACCAATTACTAAGACTACCAATAACGTTTAATGAAGATAAAATAAGTAGCAGAAATCCTATTGCTTATAATAAGAATGACTTTTTGCTTTCCACCTTTTTCTTAGATGTTAAAAAAGATCCTACAGGAACATTATGGTTTACTCATCCCAATGGCATTTCATTATTTAATCCACTCAAGGAAATACCAAATCTAGTAGCCCCTGGTATATCTGTTGAAAAAGCATATTCCTACACGCTAGATGAATTTAAAAACCCAGTAGATACAATTAATTTATTAGATAATAAAGCCCGCATAGAAAAAGATGCAATTGTAGTGATTGAAGCAAGAGTAATCAATCATTTAAAAAATGACAAGGCACAAATATCATACAGTAATATTATTAACAGCCAATCTGAAAGGAGTATAGCATCAGGAGAGAAAATAATTTTGACTGACTTTGAAGATGGCAGAAATGCTATAGAAATTAAAGCTGTAAACAGTGATGGTATAGAAAGTGTAAATAAAGAAATAGTAAACATGACGGTAATCCCTCCTATTTGGAAGAGGAATTGGTTTTATATCAGTGGTGGTCTTTCACTCTTATTATTGGGTTTTATCGGATACAAAACTGTTATCGGTCTTAAAAATAGTCGTGCAAAGGAGCTAGAAGAGGAATTGCAAAAAGGATTGGAGGATTTAGAAAAGAAATCCCATTTGCAAGTGCTAAAAGCTGAACGCTTAAAACAATTAAATGAACTAATTACTTCTCAAAAAGGAGAGCTAGAGAAAAAGAATACTCAAATAGAATCGCAGAAATATGAACTTTCACTAACAAATCAGCAGATTAAAAAACAAAAAGACTTACTAGAAGAAACCAGTAGCAAGTTAAAATCAAGCATCAATTATGCGAAAAGAATACAAAATGCATTGATGAGCACCGAAGTAGAAATCAAAAAAGCTTTTCAAGAAAGCTTTGTTTACTTTTTACCTCGAGATGTGGTTAGTGGTGACTTCTTTTGGTTTAATAAAGCATATAATGACAAAAATGAGGAATTACATATTCTAGCTGCTGTAGATTGTACAGGTCATGGAGTTCCAGGAGCAATTGTAAGTGTGGTAGGGATGAACCTATTAAACAACATTACCAAGTTGAAGAAAATATATGATCCAGGTCAAATACTGACTGAAATGAACCACGACATCATTGCTGATTTGAGGCAGGACGAGACCCAGGTAAATGATGGTATGGACATGACCATTGTCACTTACAACACTGAAACTAAACAACTCTATTTTGCTGGTGCTAAAAACCCTCTCATGTATGTGGAAGATGGGGAACTAATTAGAATTAAAGGTGACAAATATGCCATTGGAGGTCAACAAAGAGGGGCTGACCGATATTTCCAAACCCATCATTTAGATTTAACAGATAACAAAAAACGAAGTTTTTACCTTTTCTCAGATGGATATCAAGATCAATTCGGTGGAGAAAAGGGATTCAAATATCTAACTGGCAATTTCAAGAAATTATTAGTCAATATTCACGATAAAGAAGTATTGGAACAAAAGACGATATTGCACGAAGAAATTGAAGATTGGAAATCAGGCTATCATCAAACTGATGATATTTTAGTGATTGGATTTAAACTATGAGCAAAAAAAACTACCATATCATCATCAAATTTACGCCTAATGACAATATTTCGGCAGCCGATCAGCAGAAGGGCTGGGTGGACTATTTTGCTGATTTTTTAAAAGCGGGAATAAATTATCAATTGAAAAATAAAGTTGACATCACTTATAAAAGTGAACTAGACTTGATTACAAAAAATGATTTTGACAATGCCAATTTAATTTTCTATGTCCTCTCTCCTGCTATGGTATTTGCATCAAATATTAATCAGGACTCAGCAGAGCTTGAACAAGCCTATAATTTTGACATCCCTTTGATAAACTCAAAAATAAAAAAAGTTTTCAAAGCACCAGTTAATATTGCTGATCTACCCTTATCTTTATCAACGCCAACATATTATCGATTTTATGATCATGGCATACTGAATGAAGAAGACTATCAAACTTTTGAAGGTTGGAATAAATTCCAAGACAATGAAAATTATTGGAAAGTCTTTGCTGACGTCCTCTTAGACACTTTAAAAATATTAGGTGGACAAGAAACTCTTATTAAGAACACTGTTTTTATTTCGGATAAAAATAAAAGTTATTACGAAGCAAGAAACACCATAAAAAGAGAATTGAAGGCTTATGAAACAGAAATATTTCCAGATGAAGATTTTTCCATTGAAGCTAATTATATGGAAGACCCAGAACTGTTTTATTTGAAAAAATGTAACATGGCATTACATTTCCCTGATGAATTTATTGATTTAACAAATGAAGAAAAAAGGACAGCATTTAATAAATTACCATCTCTAAGAAGATTGATCTGGTTTAATCCAGCTGAAGGATTAAAACCCGAAAAGAAAGCGAAATATAATGAGTTGAAAGTACAACTTAAGCCCTATCAAAATATAGAAGCTGTTGAAACTACAATTGAAGAATTAAAAGACATTATTAAGGACAACCTTCATAAGATAAATCAATCAATTGAACTAAAGGAAGAATCCTTAAAGAAAATTATTTACATAATTTCTGATACTAGAATAGAAGGTGCAAGTATAAAGGAATTAAATCAGGACAAATCAATTGAAGAAAATTTTGAATTAAAAATAATAGATTTTGTAGAAAATGTTACCGAATACAGACATTTGCATTATGAACTATTGCGAAATGCAGATTATTTCATTATTCTCTACTTCAAAAACAATCTACCATGGTTAAACTCAATGTCTTCTGAAATCAGAAAGGCTCCGGGTTTTAGAAATGATAAAGACATACTGGGTAAGTATATTATCTATGGACAACAAGCAAAAATAGTTAGAGAAAATTTTGAAAGTTTTAATTTAGTTGAAAAAGAAAAGCCTGACCAAATAATGGGGATTATTAAGAAACTATAGTATTAAGTGCAGCAAAAAGAAAATAATAGGGGAAACATTTTTAATCCATTTCCGGGCTTAAGGCCTTTCGGAATTGAGGAGAGCTATCTTTACTTTGGTCGTGAGGGTCAGAGTGATGAGGTATTGGCTATACTAGAAAAAAATAGATTTGTCAATATATTGGGCTCATCAGGTACAGGAAAGTCTTCCTTGATGTTCTCTGGTGTAATCCCAACTCTTCATGGTGGCTTTATTTCCAAAGCTGGAAATGAATGGGAAATTATTACTGCCAAGCCCGGTCTGAATCCGATTAAGAATTTAGCTAGGGGATTTAAAAAACATATAGAAGAGCACAGCGCACCAGATTCTGTAGATTACTCCCAATCCTTAATAAACGAATACCTATTTGAGGCAGTTCTTAAAAAAAGTACTAAAGGATTAAGTGACTTATACCAATTAAACAAGCATCTGAAAGGCAAAAACTTATTGATTTATCTAGATCAGTTTGAAGAAATTTTCCGATTTAGAAAACTAGG
Protein-coding sequences here:
- a CDS encoding SpoIIE family protein phosphatase, with translation MKVTNKHIGILVFLLLSANIAFSQNQQYDSFSPSDFFGEKEFLSASQDQFLNIYFKTKSEVLKFDGSEFSRIKLPIKYEDLNKIYAFKDKLFFSDNNKTYFLNLLNDSVNVVWDQAAIQFQQNEDQLWILSKTELIKLGTNLDLPEVVYSNEKNEEFYSFHIGQINTVIGHSNGLTVLVEGRSPASIGTFLSNPSKIISVDSNTYIHNENAVFNYANGRITRLFKNDIAIIDFFVDDFGKIWSVDSDGKLWVDNGIDTKSLASIIPNEIITVNKLFNDKENNLWILGKNKLLKIVQNNPFSRIVQKEIIDLFVGEKGTLLASSKELTYYNIYNKEITFKIPEQEIPVNNIQAFELDNTWIISFNKNIYSWKTGDSDLSLIRKNSNFIPFTYYTNDSLIAYNQRGDIFYVDKNVSPVQQIKTLNSAKKLDLSLDKIITVNNQNIVSTLNVATQKVKSISLPDSLSVTNLISASEGLWYFNEKEIYFISELGEITQMPISQYNLLQGKVIIKIFDDRDGNLWISTKNQLLRLPITFNEDKISSRNPIAYNKNDFLLSTFFLDVKKDPTGTLWFTHPNGISLFNPLKEIPNLVAPGISVEKAYSYTLDEFKNPVDTINLLDNKARIEKDAIVVIEARVINHLKNDKAQISYSNIINSQSERSIASGEKIILTDFEDGRNAIEIKAVNSDGIESVNKEIVNMTVIPPIWKRNWFYISGGLSLLLLGFIGYKTVIGLKNSRAKELEEELQKGLEDLEKKSHLQVLKAERLKQLNELITSQKGELEKKNTQIESQKYELSLTNQQIKKQKDLLEETSSKLKSSINYAKRIQNALMSTEVEIKKAFQESFVYFLPRDVVSGDFFWFNKAYNDKNEELHILAAVDCTGHGVPGAIVSVVGMNLLNNITKLKKIYDPGQILTEMNHDIIADLRQDETQVNDGMDMTIVTYNTETKQLYFAGAKNPLMYVEDGELIRIKGDKYAIGGQQRGADRYFQTHHLDLTDNKKRSFYLFSDGYQDQFGGEKGFKYLTGNFKKLLVNIHDKEVLEQKTILHEEIEDWKSGYHQTDDILVIGFKL